In a single window of the Pseudomonas entomophila genome:
- a CDS encoding tetratricopeptide repeat protein has protein sequence MSSTDDDGLAAAKDWWNRNGKPLLTGALLAGVVVMGWQTWHKYQANQSQGASALYQALLETSLTPSGQPDASKVAELSGKLKSEFGGSAYAQYGSLFVAKVAVDSGKLDDAASELKGVMDKPADATLGEISRQRLARVLAAQDKAEDALKLLDGDTDKAFLASREELKGDLLVQLGRADDAHSAYEKAKAALSDDAAIGGLQLKLDDLAKGDA, from the coding sequence GTGTCGAGTACCGATGATGATGGCCTGGCAGCGGCCAAGGACTGGTGGAACCGCAACGGCAAGCCGCTGCTGACCGGCGCCCTGCTGGCTGGCGTGGTGGTGATGGGCTGGCAGACCTGGCACAAGTACCAGGCCAACCAGTCGCAAGGCGCCTCGGCGTTGTATCAGGCCCTGCTGGAAACCTCGCTGACCCCGAGCGGCCAGCCTGACGCCAGCAAGGTTGCTGAACTGTCCGGCAAGCTCAAGAGCGAGTTCGGCGGCAGCGCCTACGCCCAGTACGGCAGCCTGTTCGTCGCCAAAGTGGCAGTGGACAGCGGTAAGCTGGACGACGCGGCCAGCGAACTGAAAGGCGTGATGGACAAACCGGCCGACGCCACCCTGGGCGAGATCTCGCGCCAGCGCCTGGCCCGTGTGTTGGCTGCCCAGGACAAGGCCGAAGACGCACTGAAGCTGCTCGACGGCGACACCGACAAGGCCTTCCTCGCCAGCCGCGAGGAGCTCAAGGGCGACCTGCTGGTACAGCTGGGCCGCGCCGACGACGCGCACAGCGCCTACGAAAAAGCCAAGGCCGCGCTGTCCGACGACGCCGCGATCGGTGGCCTGCAACTGAAGCTGGATGACCTGGCCAAAGGGGACGCCTGA
- the der gene encoding ribosome biogenesis GTPase Der: MVPVIALVGRPNVGKSTMFNRLTKTRDAIVGDLSGLTRDRQYGDASWQGRSYILIDTGGITGDEVGMDEKMAEQSLMAIEEADYVLFLVDARAGMTAADQMIAEHLRKRNKEAILVANKIDNIDADVARAEFSPLGMGNAIPVAGSQGRGINALMEAVLGHIPRDPVEDALDEDVAEGEEATRIPGPSEKDGIKIAIIGRPNVGKSTLVNRMLGEERVVVYDQPGTTRDSIYIPFERDGEKYTFIDTAGVRKRGKIHEEVEKFSVVKTLQAIKDANVVIFVMDAREGVVDHDLNLLGFALDAGRAVVIALNKWDGMEPGERDYVKTELERRLFFVDFADIHFISALHGTGVGHLYKSVQAAFMSAVTRWPTSRLTQILEDAISVHQPPLVNGRRIKLRYAHLGGANPPLIVIHGNQTDKIPNSYSRYLENTYRRVLKLVGTPIRIEYKGGDNPFEGKKNTLTDRQVNKKRRLMSHHKKAEKKRRDKRK, from the coding sequence ATGGTTCCCGTAATCGCCCTGGTGGGCCGGCCGAACGTCGGTAAATCCACCATGTTCAACCGCCTGACCAAGACCCGCGATGCCATCGTCGGCGACCTGTCGGGCCTGACCCGTGACCGCCAGTACGGCGACGCCAGCTGGCAGGGTCGTTCCTACATCCTCATCGACACCGGTGGCATCACCGGTGACGAAGTGGGCATGGACGAGAAGATGGCCGAGCAGTCGCTGATGGCCATCGAAGAAGCCGACTACGTGTTGTTCCTGGTTGATGCCCGTGCCGGCATGACCGCCGCCGACCAGATGATCGCCGAGCACCTGCGCAAGCGGAACAAGGAAGCGATCCTGGTTGCCAACAAGATCGACAACATCGACGCCGACGTCGCCCGCGCCGAGTTCTCGCCGCTGGGCATGGGCAACGCCATTCCGGTGGCCGGCTCGCAAGGCCGTGGCATCAACGCGCTGATGGAGGCCGTGCTCGGCCACATTCCGCGCGACCCGGTCGAGGACGCCCTCGACGAGGACGTCGCCGAAGGCGAGGAAGCGACGCGCATCCCTGGGCCGAGCGAGAAGGATGGCATCAAGATCGCTATCATCGGCCGCCCCAACGTGGGCAAGTCGACCCTGGTCAACCGCATGCTCGGTGAAGAGCGCGTGGTGGTGTACGACCAGCCAGGCACTACCCGCGACAGTATCTACATTCCGTTCGAGCGCGATGGCGAGAAGTACACCTTCATCGACACCGCAGGTGTGCGCAAGCGCGGCAAGATCCACGAGGAAGTCGAGAAGTTCTCGGTGGTGAAGACGCTGCAGGCGATCAAGGACGCCAACGTGGTGATCTTTGTCATGGACGCCCGCGAAGGTGTGGTCGACCATGACCTCAACCTGCTGGGCTTCGCCCTGGACGCGGGTCGCGCCGTGGTCATCGCCCTGAACAAGTGGGATGGCATGGAGCCGGGCGAGCGTGACTACGTGAAGACCGAGCTGGAGCGCCGGCTGTTCTTCGTCGACTTCGCCGACATCCACTTCATCTCGGCGCTGCACGGCACTGGTGTGGGCCACCTGTACAAGTCGGTGCAGGCCGCGTTCATGTCGGCGGTCACCCGCTGGCCGACCAGCCGCCTGACGCAGATTCTGGAAGACGCCATCAGCGTGCACCAGCCACCCCTGGTCAACGGCCGTCGCATCAAGCTGCGCTACGCCCACCTGGGCGGTGCCAACCCGCCGCTGATCGTGATCCACGGCAACCAGACCGACAAGATCCCCAACTCGTATTCGCGTTACCTGGAGAACACCTACCGCCGGGTGCTGAAGCTGGTCGGCACGCCGATCCGCATCGAGTACAAGGGCGGCGACAACCCGTTCGAGGGCAAGAAGAACACCCTCACCGATCGCCAGGTCAACAAGAAGCGCCGCTTGATGTCGCACCACAAGAAGGCCGAGAAGAAGCGCCGCGACAAGCGCAAGTAA
- a CDS encoding amidohydrolase — MRDLSQLPNLKIALVQTTLAWHDREANYAHFDELIKQAGEVDLVVLPEMFTTGFSMESESLAEPENGPTYKWLKAQAKKANAVITGSVIIQAADGSHRNRLLWARPDGEILHYDKRHLFRMAGEHKHYTPGERQVQFEIKGWRVRPLICYDLRFPVWSRDAQDTDLLLYTANWPAARRLHWNRLLPARGIENLCFVAAVNRVGTDGKGFAYSGDSQVLDFQGESLLSAGEADGVFTVVLSAAELAAYRARFPANLDADTFELH, encoded by the coding sequence ATGCGCGATCTGAGCCAACTGCCGAACCTGAAAATCGCCCTGGTGCAGACCACCCTGGCCTGGCACGACCGCGAGGCGAACTACGCGCATTTTGATGAACTGATCAAGCAGGCCGGCGAGGTGGACCTGGTGGTCCTGCCGGAAATGTTCACCACCGGTTTCTCGATGGAGTCCGAAAGCCTGGCCGAGCCGGAGAACGGCCCCACCTACAAGTGGCTCAAGGCCCAGGCGAAGAAAGCCAACGCGGTGATCACTGGCAGCGTGATCATCCAGGCCGCCGATGGCAGCCACCGCAACCGCCTGCTGTGGGCGCGGCCCGATGGCGAGATCCTGCATTACGACAAGCGCCACCTGTTCCGCATGGCCGGTGAGCACAAGCACTACACCCCCGGTGAGCGCCAGGTGCAGTTCGAGATCAAGGGCTGGCGCGTGCGCCCGCTGATCTGCTACGACCTGCGTTTCCCGGTGTGGAGCCGCGATGCCCAGGACACCGACCTGCTGCTGTACACCGCCAACTGGCCGGCGGCGCGGCGCCTGCACTGGAACCGCCTGCTGCCGGCGCGGGGCATCGAGAACCTGTGCTTCGTGGCGGCGGTGAACCGGGTGGGCACCGATGGCAAGGGTTTCGCCTATTCCGGCGACAGCCAGGTGCTGGACTTCCAGGGTGAGAGCCTGTTGAGCGCGGGGGAGGCTGACGGGGTGTTCACCGTGGTGCTGAGTGCGGCGGAACTGGCGGCTTATCGTGCTCGATTCCCGGCGAACCTGGATGCCGATACCTTCGAATTGCATTGA
- the bamB gene encoding outer membrane protein assembly factor BamB — MTWPKGTPEVKGWKQAAVLTLAVLAAGCSSNSKKELPPAELTKFTEEVVLKKQWSRSIGDGQGETYNTLVPAIENDRIYAADVTGKVFALNRLDGDVVWKKDLELPVSGAVGVGYGLVMLGTLKGEVIALDSSTGEERWRSRVTSEVLAPPANNGDVVVVQTQDDRLIGLDAATGDRRWIYENTPAVLTLRGTGAPVVTNRLAVAGLSTGKVVAVDISNGVPVWESRVAIPQGRSELDRVVDIDGGLLLSGGTLYVSTYQGRVAGLDVESGRVMWQRDASSYVGVAQGFGNVYVSEASGTVEGIDERSSSALWSNDTMARRQLSAPEVFSSYVAVGDFEGYLHLLSQVDGRFVGRERIDSDGLRARPLVVGDTIYVFGNSGKLEALTIR, encoded by the coding sequence ATGACCTGGCCAAAGGGGACGCCTGAAGTGAAGGGTTGGAAACAAGCAGCAGTGCTCACCCTCGCCGTGCTGGCGGCGGGTTGCAGCAGCAACAGCAAGAAGGAACTGCCCCCGGCCGAGCTGACCAAGTTCACCGAGGAAGTGGTGCTGAAGAAGCAGTGGAGCCGTTCGATCGGTGACGGCCAGGGCGAGACGTACAACACCCTGGTACCGGCCATCGAGAACGACCGCATCTACGCCGCTGATGTCACCGGCAAGGTCTTCGCGCTGAACCGCCTCGACGGCGACGTGGTGTGGAAGAAAGACCTCGAGCTGCCGGTTTCCGGCGCTGTGGGCGTCGGCTACGGCCTGGTCATGCTGGGCACGCTGAAGGGTGAGGTCATCGCCCTGGATTCCAGCACCGGTGAGGAGCGCTGGCGTTCCCGCGTCACCAGCGAAGTGCTGGCACCGCCCGCCAACAACGGCGACGTGGTGGTGGTACAAACCCAGGACGACCGTCTGATCGGTCTCGACGCCGCTACCGGCGACCGTCGCTGGATCTACGAAAACACCCCGGCGGTGCTGACGCTGCGCGGTACCGGTGCGCCAGTGGTGACCAACCGCCTGGCCGTGGCCGGCCTGTCCACCGGCAAGGTGGTGGCGGTCGATATCAGCAACGGCGTGCCGGTGTGGGAAAGCCGCGTGGCCATCCCGCAGGGCCGTTCCGAGCTGGATCGGGTGGTGGACATCGACGGTGGCTTGCTGCTGTCCGGTGGCACCCTCTACGTGAGCACCTACCAGGGCCGCGTCGCGGGCCTGGATGTGGAGAGCGGCCGTGTGATGTGGCAGCGCGATGCCTCCAGCTACGTGGGTGTCGCCCAGGGCTTCGGCAACGTCTACGTGAGCGAGGCGTCGGGCACCGTCGAGGGTATCGACGAGCGTTCGTCCAGCGCGCTGTGGAGCAACGACACCATGGCTCGCCGCCAGCTGTCGGCACCGGAAGTGTTCTCCAGCTATGTGGCTGTCGGCGACTTCGAGGGTTACCTGCACCTGCTCAGCCAGGTCGATGGCCGCTTCGTCGGCCGTGAGCGTATCGACAGTGATGGCCTGCGCGCCCGCCCCTTGGTGGTCGGCGACACCATCTATGTCTTCGGCAACAGCGGCAAGCTCGAGGCACTGACCATCCGCTGA
- the hisS gene encoding histidine--tRNA ligase, whose product MSKSLQAIRGMNDILPDQSPLWRYFEGTVAGLLDSYGYSQIRTPIVEFTELFKRSIGEVTDIVEKEMYTFQDNKDSLTLRPEGTAACVRAVLEHGIIGNGQVQKLWYVGPMFRHERPQLGRYRQFHQIGVEVFNLAGPDIDAELIMLTWRLWALLGIQDAVTLELNSLGTSEARARYRDALVEFLSQRIDQLDEDSQRRLKSNPLRILDSKNEGTQAALVGAPKLEEYLDEESRVHFDGVKARLDAAGIPFVINTKLVRGLDYYSKTVFEWVTDKLGAQGTVCAGGRYDGLVEQMGGKPTAGVGFAMGIERLLLLIETLGQVPESISRTIDVYLCAFGEQAELAGLKISEQLRDRLPNLRLAVNAGGGNFKNQFKKADKSGALFALILGDDELAKQEIGVKPLRGQGEQQNIAWDALAAHLETAIAQA is encoded by the coding sequence GTGAGCAAATCGCTGCAAGCCATCCGTGGCATGAACGACATCCTGCCCGATCAGTCGCCGCTGTGGCGCTATTTCGAGGGCACCGTGGCCGGCCTGCTGGACAGCTACGGCTACAGCCAGATCCGCACGCCGATCGTCGAGTTCACCGAGCTGTTCAAGCGCTCGATCGGTGAAGTTACCGATATCGTCGAGAAGGAGATGTACACCTTCCAGGACAACAAGGACTCGCTTACCTTGCGCCCGGAAGGTACCGCCGCTTGCGTGCGCGCAGTGCTCGAGCACGGCATCATCGGTAATGGCCAGGTGCAGAAACTCTGGTACGTGGGCCCGATGTTCCGCCATGAGCGCCCACAACTGGGACGCTACCGTCAGTTCCACCAGATCGGTGTCGAGGTGTTCAACCTGGCCGGCCCGGATATCGACGCCGAACTGATCATGCTCACCTGGCGCCTCTGGGCGTTGTTGGGTATTCAGGATGCGGTGACTCTGGAGCTCAACAGCCTGGGCACCAGCGAAGCCCGCGCGCGTTATCGTGATGCACTGGTCGAATTCCTGTCCCAGCGTATTGATCAGTTGGACGAAGACAGCCAGCGCCGCCTGAAGAGCAACCCGCTGCGTATCCTCGACAGCAAGAACGAAGGCACCCAGGCCGCCCTGGTGGGCGCGCCGAAGCTCGAAGAGTACCTGGACGAAGAGTCCCGCGTGCACTTCGATGGCGTGAAGGCCCGTCTTGATGCTGCTGGCATCCCATTCGTGATCAACACCAAGCTGGTACGCGGCCTGGATTACTACAGCAAGACGGTGTTCGAGTGGGTCACCGACAAGCTCGGTGCCCAGGGCACTGTCTGCGCCGGTGGCCGCTACGACGGGCTGGTCGAGCAGATGGGCGGCAAGCCGACCGCTGGCGTTGGCTTTGCCATGGGTATCGAGCGCCTGCTGCTGCTGATCGAAACCCTGGGCCAGGTACCTGAGTCGATCAGCCGTACCATCGATGTCTACCTGTGCGCCTTTGGTGAGCAGGCGGAGCTGGCTGGCCTGAAGATCAGCGAGCAACTGCGTGATCGTCTGCCGAACCTGCGCCTGGCGGTCAATGCCGGTGGCGGCAATTTCAAGAACCAGTTCAAGAAAGCTGACAAAAGCGGCGCGCTGTTCGCCCTGATCCTGGGCGATGACGAACTGGCCAAGCAAGAAATCGGCGTCAAGCCCCTGCGTGGTCAGGGCGAACAACAGAACATTGCCTGGGATGCGCTTGCCGCGCACCTGGAAACCGCGATCGCCCAGGCGTGA
- the ispG gene encoding flavodoxin-dependent (E)-4-hydroxy-3-methylbut-2-enyl-diphosphate synthase, producing the protein MHGESPIKRRESRKIWVGNVPVGGDAPIAVQSMTNTDTNDVAATVAQIQRLVDAGVDIVRVSVPDMDAAEAFGKIKKLVSVPLVADIHFDYKIALRVAELGVDCLRINPGNIGREDRVRAVVDAARDRGIPIRIGVNAGSLEKDLQKKYGEPTPAALVESALRHVEHLDRLDFQDFKVSVKASDVFMAVEAYRLLAKQIIQPLHLGITEAGGLRSGTVKSAVGLGMLLAEGIGDTIRISLAADPVEEVKVGYDILKSLHLRSRGINFIACPSCSRQNFDVVKTMNELEGRLEDLLVPLDVAVIGCVVNGPGEAKESHVGLTGGTPNLVYIDGKPSQKLNNDNLVDELEKLIRQKAAEKAEADAALIARG; encoded by the coding sequence ATGCACGGCGAATCTCCGATCAAACGTCGCGAATCCCGCAAAATCTGGGTCGGCAATGTGCCGGTGGGTGGCGATGCCCCCATCGCGGTGCAGAGCATGACCAACACCGACACCAACGATGTCGCCGCCACCGTGGCGCAGATCCAGCGCCTGGTCGATGCCGGCGTGGACATCGTGCGTGTCTCGGTACCGGACATGGACGCCGCCGAGGCGTTCGGCAAGATCAAGAAGCTGGTCAGCGTACCACTGGTCGCCGACATCCACTTCGACTACAAGATCGCCTTGCGCGTGGCTGAACTCGGCGTCGACTGCCTGCGTATCAACCCGGGCAACATCGGCCGCGAAGACCGCGTGCGCGCGGTGGTCGACGCCGCCCGTGACCGTGGCATCCCGATCCGCATCGGCGTCAACGCCGGCTCGCTTGAAAAAGACCTGCAGAAGAAATACGGCGAACCCACGCCCGCCGCGCTGGTCGAGTCGGCGCTGCGTCATGTCGAGCATCTCGACCGCCTGGACTTCCAGGACTTCAAGGTCAGCGTCAAGGCCTCCGACGTGTTCATGGCCGTCGAGGCCTACCGCCTGCTGGCCAAGCAGATCATCCAGCCGCTGCACTTAGGGATAACCGAAGCCGGTGGCCTGCGTTCGGGGACGGTGAAATCCGCCGTCGGCCTAGGTATGCTGCTGGCCGAGGGTATCGGTGACACCATCCGCATCTCGCTGGCGGCCGACCCGGTCGAAGAAGTGAAGGTAGGCTACGACATCCTCAAGTCGCTGCACCTGCGTTCCCGTGGCATCAACTTCATCGCCTGCCCGAGCTGCTCGCGGCAGAACTTCGATGTGGTCAAGACCATGAACGAGCTGGAAGGGCGCCTGGAAGACCTGCTGGTGCCGCTGGATGTGGCGGTGATCGGTTGCGTGGTCAACGGCCCGGGCGAAGCCAAGGAGTCGCACGTCGGCTTGACCGGCGGCACCCCGAACCTGGTCTACATCGACGGCAAGCCATCGCAGAAGCTGAACAACGACAACCTGGTCGATGAGCTGGAGAAGCTCATCCGCCAGAAAGCGGCCGAGAAGGCCGAGGCCGACGCGGCGCTGATCGCCCGTGGCTGA
- a CDS encoding sulfite reductase flavoprotein subunit alpha, with protein sequence MVKKTLFQLHWFFGITAGLVLALMGITGAIWSFQEELLRAFNADVLKVEVRQEGVLPPAELVARVEAAQGDTVSMLWVDTREGNAARIFFMPAPGERRGELRYADPYTGELKGEVAGLGFFNLMLNLHRFLAMGDTGRQITGACTLMLIFFCLSGLYLRWPRQALNWRAWLALDWAKKGRAFNWDLHAVFGTWCLLFYLLFALTGLFWSYEWYREGLNTLLADKPAAGEQKRAEGRGGRHGPPKADKNTPPRVVDYDAIWANLKEAAGPGLSTYNLRLPPTGGQPATLFYLLEGADHERAFNTLTLDPATGQIKRHERYADKSFKAQLLQSVYALHVGSYFGLPGRIIVTLASLTMPLFFVTGWLLYLDRRRKKRQVRAARGAVDGTVNNGDRWLIGFASQSGFAEQLAWQSAGQLQAAGLSVQVRPLAQLDEAQLRQANRALFVVSTFGDGEAPDSARAFERKVLGQPWALEHLDYALLALGDRQYPHFCGFARRLQAWLAERGASSAFTPVEVDNADPAALQRWQQELAQLTGARPVVAWQPPSFDNWRLTQRTLLNAGSQGAPVYLLGLLPPVPVTWEAGDLVQILPRHRQERVDAFLTGLGLPAASPVQVDGLNETLAQALASRQLPQSREHLVGLHAQALVNALIPLAAREYSIASIASDGMLELIVRQERHPDGSLGLGSGWLTEYLPLDGTVNLRLRRNSGFHLPLAPAPMLLIGNGTGLAGLRSLLRARIAAGEQRNWLLFGERNQAHDLLCGDELQGWLRGGDLQRLDLAFSRDQAQKVYVQDVLLQHAAEFKRWVDEGACVYVCGSLQGMAAGVDAAIGAILGNDAVQQLIEDGRYRRDVY encoded by the coding sequence GTGGTGAAGAAGACGCTGTTCCAATTGCACTGGTTCTTTGGCATCACCGCAGGCCTGGTGCTGGCGCTGATGGGCATCACCGGTGCCATCTGGTCGTTCCAGGAAGAACTGCTGCGCGCATTCAATGCCGACGTGCTCAAGGTCGAGGTGCGCCAGGAAGGCGTGCTGCCGCCAGCTGAACTGGTGGCCCGAGTGGAGGCCGCGCAAGGCGACACTGTCTCGATGCTCTGGGTGGATACCCGCGAAGGCAACGCCGCGCGGATCTTCTTCATGCCCGCGCCCGGCGAACGACGCGGCGAACTGCGCTACGCCGACCCGTACACCGGCGAACTCAAAGGCGAGGTGGCCGGCCTGGGCTTCTTCAACCTCATGCTCAACCTGCACCGCTTCCTGGCCATGGGCGACACTGGCCGGCAGATCACCGGTGCCTGCACCCTGATGCTGATCTTCTTCTGCCTCTCAGGCCTGTACCTGCGCTGGCCACGCCAAGCCCTGAACTGGCGGGCCTGGCTGGCCCTGGACTGGGCGAAGAAAGGCCGTGCGTTCAACTGGGACCTGCACGCGGTGTTTGGCACCTGGTGCCTGCTGTTCTACCTGCTGTTCGCCCTGACCGGGCTGTTCTGGTCCTATGAGTGGTATCGCGAAGGCCTGAATACACTGCTGGCCGACAAACCTGCAGCCGGTGAGCAGAAGCGCGCTGAAGGCCGTGGTGGCCGCCATGGCCCGCCCAAGGCCGACAAGAACACACCACCGCGGGTGGTCGACTACGACGCCATCTGGGCCAACCTGAAAGAGGCTGCCGGCCCTGGGTTGTCGACCTACAACCTGCGTCTGCCGCCCACGGGCGGACAACCAGCGACCCTGTTCTACCTGCTCGAGGGCGCCGACCACGAGCGCGCGTTCAACACCCTCACCCTCGATCCAGCCACCGGCCAGATCAAGCGCCACGAGCGGTATGCCGACAAATCGTTCAAGGCCCAGCTGCTGCAAAGCGTCTACGCCCTGCACGTGGGCAGCTACTTCGGCCTGCCAGGGCGAATCATCGTTACCCTCGCCAGCCTGACCATGCCGCTGTTCTTCGTCACCGGCTGGCTGCTGTACCTCGACCGTCGCCGCAAGAAACGCCAGGTACGCGCCGCCCGCGGTGCGGTGGACGGCACCGTGAACAATGGCGACCGCTGGCTGATTGGCTTCGCCAGCCAGAGCGGCTTCGCCGAGCAACTGGCCTGGCAGAGCGCAGGCCAGTTGCAGGCTGCCGGGTTGTCGGTGCAGGTACGCCCGCTGGCGCAACTGGATGAAGCACAACTGCGCCAGGCCAACCGCGCGCTGTTCGTGGTCAGCACCTTCGGTGACGGCGAGGCGCCGGACAGCGCCCGCGCCTTCGAGCGTAAGGTGCTGGGCCAGCCCTGGGCGCTGGAGCACCTGGACTACGCCCTGCTCGCCCTGGGCGATCGTCAGTACCCGCACTTCTGTGGCTTCGCCCGGCGCCTGCAGGCCTGGCTCGCTGAACGTGGCGCCAGCAGCGCCTTCACCCCGGTCGAGGTGGACAACGCCGACCCCGCCGCGCTGCAACGTTGGCAGCAGGAACTGGCCCAGCTGACCGGCGCCCGCCCGGTGGTCGCCTGGCAGCCTCCGAGTTTCGACAACTGGCGCCTGACCCAACGAACGCTGCTCAACGCTGGCAGTCAGGGTGCCCCTGTGTACCTGCTGGGCTTGCTGCCACCGGTACCCGTGACCTGGGAAGCGGGAGACCTGGTGCAAATCCTGCCACGCCACCGCCAGGAACGTGTCGACGCCTTCCTGACCGGGCTCGGGCTGCCTGCTGCAAGCCCCGTGCAAGTGGACGGTTTGAACGAAACCCTCGCCCAGGCCCTGGCCAGCCGCCAATTGCCGCAGAGTCGCGAACATCTGGTTGGCCTGCATGCCCAGGCGTTGGTCAATGCGCTGATCCCGCTGGCAGCGCGCGAGTACTCGATCGCCTCCATCGCCAGCGATGGCATGCTGGAACTGATCGTGCGCCAGGAACGTCACCCCGACGGCAGCCTGGGCCTGGGCTCAGGCTGGCTGACCGAGTACCTGCCACTGGATGGCACGGTGAACCTGCGCTTGCGGCGCAACAGTGGTTTCCACCTGCCCCTGGCGCCCGCCCCCATGCTGCTGATCGGCAATGGGACTGGCCTGGCCGGGCTGCGTAGCCTGCTCAGGGCACGTATCGCGGCCGGCGAGCAACGCAACTGGCTGCTGTTCGGTGAACGCAACCAGGCCCATGACCTGCTGTGCGGGGACGAGCTGCAAGGCTGGCTGCGCGGTGGCGACCTGCAGCGGCTGGACCTGGCGTTTTCACGGGACCAGGCGCAAAAGGTCTATGTGCAGGATGTGCTGCTGCAGCATGCCGCCGAGTTCAAGCGCTGGGTCGACGAGGGCGCATGCGTGTATGTCTGCGGTAGCCTGCAAGGTATGGCCGCAGGCGTAGATGCAGCGATAGGCGCGATTCTGGGGAACGATGCCGTGCAACAGCTGATCGAGGATGGGCGGTATCGGCGGGACGTGTACTGA
- a CDS encoding pyridoxal phosphate-dependent aminotransferase: MIRSKLPNVGTTIFTTMSQLAMQTGALNLSQGFPDFNGPQALLDAVGRHVAAGHNQYSPMTGLPALRQQVAAKVARLYGVSVDADLEVTITPGATEAIFCAIQAVVQAGDEVIVFDPSYDSYEPSVELAGGRCVHVPLRDGSFSIDWQTFSDALSPRTRMVILNSPHNPSGALISRDDLDHLATLIADRDIYLVSDEVYEHLIYDGVRHASVLAHPQLYARAFVVSSFGKTYHVTGWKTGYVIAPPALSAELRKVHQYVNFCGVTPLQCALADFMAEHPEHIDELPAFYQAKRDLFCDLLQGSRFTFTRTPGTYFQLVDYSQIRPDLNDVDMALWLTREHGVASIPVSVFYQHPIPEQRLVRLCFAKREETLRQAAEKLCAI, from the coding sequence ATGATCCGCAGCAAACTGCCGAATGTCGGTACGACCATCTTTACCACCATGTCGCAACTGGCCATGCAGACCGGTGCGCTCAACCTCTCCCAGGGCTTCCCTGACTTCAACGGCCCCCAGGCCTTGCTCGATGCCGTTGGCCGCCATGTGGCCGCCGGGCACAACCAGTACTCGCCCATGACCGGCTTGCCGGCCTTGCGTCAGCAGGTGGCCGCGAAAGTCGCCCGGTTGTATGGCGTGAGCGTTGACGCCGACCTTGAAGTGACCATTACCCCCGGTGCCACCGAGGCGATCTTCTGCGCCATCCAGGCGGTGGTCCAAGCCGGTGATGAAGTGATCGTTTTCGACCCCAGTTACGACAGCTACGAGCCATCGGTGGAACTGGCCGGCGGGCGCTGTGTGCATGTGCCGCTGCGCGACGGCAGCTTCAGCATCGATTGGCAGACGTTCAGCGATGCGCTCAGCCCACGCACGCGCATGGTCATTCTCAACTCGCCACACAACCCCAGCGGCGCGCTGATCAGTCGCGATGACCTGGACCACCTGGCGACGCTGATCGCTGACCGCGACATCTACCTGGTCAGCGACGAGGTCTACGAACACCTGATCTACGATGGCGTGCGCCATGCAAGCGTGCTGGCCCATCCGCAGCTGTACGCGCGTGCTTTCGTCGTCAGCTCGTTCGGCAAGACCTACCACGTCACCGGCTGGAAGACCGGCTACGTGATCGCGCCACCGGCATTGAGCGCCGAGCTGCGCAAGGTGCACCAGTACGTCAACTTCTGCGGGGTGACGCCCCTGCAATGCGCCCTGGCCGACTTCATGGCCGAGCATCCCGAGCATATCGATGAACTGCCGGCCTTCTACCAGGCCAAGCGCGACCTGTTCTGCGACCTGCTGCAGGGTTCGCGCTTCACGTTTACCCGCACGCCGGGCACCTATTTCCAACTGGTGGACTACTCGCAGATCCGGCCCGACCTGAACGATGTCGACATGGCCCTGTGGCTGACTCGTGAGCACGGCGTGGCCAGTATCCCGGTCTCGGTGTTCTACCAGCACCCTATCCCCGAGCAACGCCTGGTGCGCCTGTGCTTTGCCAAACGTGAGGAGACGCTGCGACAGGCAGCGGAGAAACTATGCGCGATCTGA